A stretch of Elstera cyanobacteriorum DNA encodes these proteins:
- a CDS encoding AbrB/MazE/SpoVT family DNA-binding domain-containing protein, with product MLTTNLRKVGGSVMLTVPPALLEQLNLAAGSAVSLAVEDGRLIVDPAPPVRYTLEDLLAASDYSPPVSLEERAWLDAPAVGREIL from the coding sequence ATGCTAACGACTAATCTGCGCAAAGTCGGCGGTTCAGTCATGCTTACCGTCCCACCAGCCCTTTTGGAGCAACTGAATCTCGCGGCTGGGTCGGCTGTCAGTCTTGCAGTCGAAGACGGGCGATTGATCGTCGATCCAGCGCCGCCCGTCCGGTACACGCTGGAAGACCTGCTGGCTGCGTCGGATTATTCCCCTCCTGTATCGCTAGAAGAACGCGCGTGGCTGGATGCGCCTGCGGTCGGGCGTGAAATCCTGTGA
- a CDS encoding phenylacetate--CoA ligase family protein has product MTQFFDALETDAPDTRAARLYGQLPGLITAAKAKAPAFARALAGVEAGVVTDAAALARLPLIRKSDLIAAQAADLPFAGLVTRPAGQLKRIFASPGPIYDPEGERPDWWRFARALHAAGFRAGEIVHNCFAYHFTPAGSMIETGAHALGCAVFPGGVGNTELQVRAIADLKPAGYGGTPSFLKIILEKAAELGTPLPSLKKALVSGEALPPTLRGWFAERGVAVLQCYATADLGLIAYESAPDGGLILDEQVIVEIVRPGTGDPVPAGEVGEVVVTSFNADYPLTRFATGDLSAFLPGQSACGRTGLRLKGWLGRADQTAKIKGMFVHPAQVAEVLKRHGLAKGRLTVEKDGDIDMAILTVETADPSLSGAVTETFQALCKLRASVLTIAPGSLPNDGKVIDDQRPVG; this is encoded by the coding sequence GTGACCCAATTCTTCGACGCCCTGGAAACCGATGCCCCGGACACCCGCGCCGCCCGTCTTTACGGCCAATTGCCGGGGCTTATTACGGCGGCGAAGGCCAAGGCGCCTGCTTTTGCGCGCGCCTTGGCGGGCGTCGAGGCCGGGGTGGTCACGGATGCGGCGGCGCTGGCCCGTCTGCCGCTGATCCGTAAATCCGATTTGATCGCCGCCCAGGCCGCCGACCTGCCCTTCGCTGGACTGGTCACGCGCCCGGCGGGGCAGTTGAAGCGGATTTTTGCCTCCCCCGGCCCGATTTATGACCCGGAAGGCGAGCGGCCCGATTGGTGGCGCTTCGCCCGCGCCCTGCACGCGGCGGGGTTCCGCGCGGGCGAGATCGTGCATAATTGCTTCGCCTATCACTTCACCCCGGCGGGGTCGATGATCGAAACCGGCGCGCATGCCCTGGGCTGTGCCGTCTTCCCCGGCGGGGTTGGCAATACCGAACTGCAAGTGCGGGCGATTGCCGATCTGAAACCGGCAGGCTATGGCGGCACGCCGTCGTTCTTGAAGATCATTCTGGAAAAGGCCGCCGAGCTTGGAACGCCGCTGCCCTCCCTAAAGAAGGCGCTGGTCTCTGGCGAAGCTCTGCCGCCCACTCTGCGCGGCTGGTTCGCCGAGCGCGGTGTTGCCGTGCTGCAATGTTACGCGACGGCGGACCTTGGGCTGATCGCCTACGAAAGCGCCCCCGACGGCGGCTTGATCCTCGATGAACAGGTGATCGTCGAAATCGTCCGCCCCGGCACCGGCGATCCGGTTCCGGCGGGCGAGGTGGGGGAGGTGGTCGTCACCAGCTTCAATGCCGACTATCCCCTGACCCGCTTTGCCACCGGCGATCTGTCGGCCTTCCTACCGGGGCAAAGCGCGTGCGGGCGCACAGGATTACGCCTGAAGGGCTGGCTGGGCCGGGCCGATCAGACGGCGAAGATCAAAGGAATGTTCGTCCATCCCGCGCAAGTGGCGGAGGTGCTGAAGCGCCACGGTCTCGCCAAGGGGCGGCTGACGGTCGAAAAAGACGGCGACATCGATATGGCCATCCTAACCGTGGAAACGGCCGACCCCAGCCTATCGGGCGCGGTGACGGAAACCTTTCAGGCCCTGTGCAAGCTGCGGGCAAGCGTCTTGACCATCGCGCCTGGGAGCCTGCCAAACGACGGGAAGGTCATCGACGATCAGCGCCCGGTTGGGTAA
- a CDS encoding ABC transporter ATP-binding protein, translating to MAQAAVKPEAAKTLLSVNNIEVVYNDVILVLRGLSLTVPEGEIVALLGANGAGKSTTLKAISGLLKAEDGEITRGDVQFAGETVSGLDPGQIVRRGIFQVMEGRRIVADMTCRENLMLGAFTRKDREISSDIDRVYQYFPRLKERTGLAGYLSGGEQQMLAIGRALMARPKLILMDEPSMGLSPLLVKEVFSIVRQINRELGVTILLVEQNARMALSCASYGYIMEQGKIVLDGTAEELANNEDVKEFYLGGGGGEDRKSFKNLKSFKRRKRWI from the coding sequence GTGGCGCAAGCTGCCGTGAAGCCCGAAGCGGCGAAAACGCTGCTGTCGGTGAATAATATCGAAGTCGTCTATAACGATGTGATCCTCGTGCTGCGCGGGCTTAGCTTGACCGTGCCGGAGGGTGAGATCGTCGCCCTTTTGGGGGCCAATGGCGCGGGCAAATCGACGACGCTGAAGGCGATCTCCGGTCTTTTGAAGGCTGAAGACGGCGAAATTACGCGCGGCGACGTACAGTTCGCGGGCGAGACGGTGAGTGGGCTCGATCCCGGCCAGATCGTGCGGCGCGGGATTTTCCAGGTCATGGAAGGCCGCCGTATCGTCGCCGATATGACGTGCCGGGAAAACCTGATGCTGGGAGCCTTCACCCGCAAGGACCGGGAGATTTCGAGCGATATCGACCGGGTTTACCAGTACTTTCCGCGCTTGAAGGAACGCACCGGCCTAGCCGGGTACCTGTCGGGCGGGGAGCAGCAGATGTTGGCGATTGGCCGCGCGCTGATGGCCCGGCCCAAGTTGATCCTGATGGACGAACCGTCGATGGGCCTGTCGCCACTGCTGGTGAAGGAGGTTTTCTCCATCGTTCGCCAGATCAACCGCGAACTTGGCGTCACGATCCTGCTGGTCGAACAGAATGCCCGCATGGCGCTTTCCTGTGCCTCCTACGGCTATATCATGGAGCAGGGTAAAATCGTGCTCGATGGGACCGCCGAAGAACTCGCCAATAACGAGGATGTGAAGGAATTTTACCTCGGCGGCGGGGGCGGGGAGGATCGGAAGTCCTTCAAGAACCTGAAATCCTTTAAACGCCGCAAACGCTGGATCTGA
- a CDS encoding ABC transporter substrate-binding protein → MRVHTLLSATGLVLALAVPGIASAQIKIGHLADYTGGTSDIGKPFGEGVADAFAHINANGGVNGKKVDIDTVDYGYQVPRALATYKKWVGDSPKVSAIMGWGTADTEALVNFVTQDEIPYLSGSYAGQLTDPQKKGPRTEKGTPYNFFYGPSYSDSLRAMVQWAAADWKAKGKAGAPKYVHMGANHPYPNAPKAAGEEAAKAAGFDVLPAIQFPLAPGDFTAQCLTLKQSGANYAYLGNTAASNVAVMKACQTAGVDVQFLGNVWGVDENALKAAGAAGNGVIYPMRTDVLWGADVPGMKLVRDIAKRTDAAGGYRSLHYVAGICASYYMKEALDWADKNGGVSGPNVKKAFYQKKDWVPAGLEGVCRPVTWAEDDHRPTLDVALFKTTVSGNTDGNLPDLVGKVIKLDKATDVKLERKLELLGW, encoded by the coding sequence ATGCGCGTTCACACTTTACTATCGGCGACGGGGTTGGTTCTGGCGCTCGCCGTGCCGGGGATCGCTTCGGCCCAAATTAAGATCGGCCATCTTGCCGATTACACCGGCGGCACCTCCGATATCGGGAAGCCGTTCGGGGAAGGCGTTGCCGATGCTTTCGCCCATATCAACGCCAACGGCGGCGTGAACGGCAAGAAGGTCGATATCGATACGGTCGATTACGGCTATCAGGTGCCGCGCGCCCTGGCGACCTACAAGAAGTGGGTGGGGGATAGCCCCAAGGTCTCGGCCATCATGGGCTGGGGCACGGCGGATACCGAAGCGCTGGTCAATTTCGTCACGCAGGACGAAATCCCCTACCTCTCCGGCTCCTACGCCGGGCAGTTGACCGACCCGCAAAAGAAGGGGCCGCGCACCGAAAAAGGCACGCCCTATAACTTCTTCTACGGTCCCAGCTATTCCGACTCGCTGCGCGCGATGGTGCAATGGGCAGCGGCGGACTGGAAGGCCAAGGGCAAGGCCGGGGCGCCGAAATATGTTCACATGGGCGCCAATCACCCCTACCCGAATGCGCCGAAAGCCGCCGGGGAAGAAGCCGCCAAGGCTGCTGGGTTCGACGTGCTGCCCGCCATTCAATTCCCGCTGGCGCCCGGCGACTTCACCGCGCAGTGCCTAACGCTGAAACAATCTGGCGCCAATTACGCTTATCTTGGCAATACGGCGGCCTCCAACGTCGCGGTTATGAAGGCCTGCCAGACCGCCGGGGTCGATGTGCAGTTCCTCGGCAATGTTTGGGGCGTCGATGAAAACGCGCTGAAGGCAGCGGGTGCGGCGGGCAATGGTGTTATCTACCCGATGCGCACCGATGTTCTGTGGGGCGCCGATGTGCCGGGTATGAAGCTGGTGCGGGACATTGCCAAGCGGACGGATGCGGCGGGCGGTTACCGCTCGTTGCATTATGTCGCGGGGATCTGCGCGTCCTACTACATGAAGGAAGCGCTGGATTGGGCCGATAAGAACGGCGGCGTGTCTGGTCCGAACGTCAAGAAAGCCTTCTACCAGAAGAAGGATTGGGTTCCGGCGGGCCTTGAAGGTGTCTGCCGTCCGGTGACCTGGGCCGAGGATGATCACCGCCCGACGCTGGATGTGGCGCTGTTCAAGACCACCGTTTCTGGCAATACCGACGGCAATCTGCCCGATCTCGTCGGCAAGGTGATCAAGCTCGATAAGGCCACCGATGTGAAGCTGGAGCGTAAGCTCGAACTGCTCGGCTGGTAA
- a CDS encoding branched-chain amino acid ABC transporter permease: MANVSLRPCGDFRTSYAADTHIFDTRNSFLFAVLGVALLAASPFVVSNYMLALFIQIGYYAIAALGLNIVVGFTGQISIGHAAFFGFGAFASAWISNHGIPVFFAIPLAGVMTTAVGMLFGLPAARLKGLYLAIATLAAQIILQDFFSRAEWFTGGVAGAAAEPFSLFGYKFTSDKSYFYVVLVYLVLSFVMVANLMRSRDGRALIAVRDHYLSAEMMGINLTKYRVLSFGLSAFFAGIGGALSAHYAQFVSIEGFTILLSIQFLGMIIIGGLGSVMGTLMGTAFMVLLPEAMDALTRLLSGTVIDTALGLRANVSYLREIAIGTTIILFLIFEPDGLAHRWKQVKAYWKLYPFSY, encoded by the coding sequence ATGGCAAACGTCAGCTTGCGCCCGTGTGGCGACTTCCGCACCAGCTACGCGGCGGATACGCATATTTTTGATACGCGGAACTCGTTTCTGTTCGCGGTTTTAGGGGTGGCGCTGCTCGCCGCGTCCCCCTTTGTCGTCAGCAATTACATGCTCGCGCTGTTCATTCAGATCGGCTATTACGCGATTGCCGCGCTGGGGCTGAATATCGTCGTTGGCTTTACCGGGCAGATTTCCATCGGGCATGCCGCCTTCTTTGGCTTCGGGGCTTTTGCCTCGGCCTGGATCAGCAATCACGGCATTCCGGTCTTTTTTGCCATCCCGCTGGCCGGGGTCATGACCACGGCGGTCGGTATGCTGTTTGGCCTACCGGCAGCGCGGCTAAAAGGTCTCTATCTTGCGATTGCCACCTTGGCGGCGCAGATCATCTTGCAGGATTTCTTCTCGCGCGCCGAATGGTTCACCGGCGGCGTGGCCGGGGCGGCGGCGGAGCCGTTTTCGCTGTTCGGCTATAAGTTTACGTCCGACAAAAGCTACTTCTATGTCGTGCTGGTCTATCTGGTGCTGTCTTTTGTGATGGTGGCGAACCTCATGCGCTCCCGCGATGGCCGGGCGCTGATTGCCGTGCGCGACCATTATCTGTCGGCGGAAATGATGGGGATCAACCTCACTAAATACCGCGTGTTGTCCTTCGGTCTTTCGGCGTTTTTCGCGGGGATCGGCGGGGCGCTCTCGGCCCATTACGCCCAGTTCGTCTCCATCGAAGGTTTCACCATTCTTCTGTCGATCCAGTTCCTCGGCATGATCATCATCGGCGGTCTGGGGTCGGTGATGGGCACGCTGATGGGCACCGCCTTTATGGTGCTGCTGCCGGAAGCGATGGATGCGCTTACCCGTCTTCTCTCGGGGACCGTCATCGATACGGCGCTGGGGCTGCGGGCGAATGTCTCCTACCTGCGCGAAATTGCCATCGGCACCACGATCATCCTCTTCCTGATCTTCGAACCGGATGGGCTGGCCCACCGGTGGAAGCAGGTGAAAGCCTACTGGAAGCTCTATCCTTTCTCCTACTAA
- a CDS encoding branched-chain amino acid ABC transporter permease — translation MDLSLLGQLLLNGLIVGTLYGVVGMCFVLIYKASQVVNFAQGEFLLIGAWICWFFLTKYQVPFFVGFLLTLAFMAAFGVLLQVVVLRPLIGEPIISVIMVTIGLSIVFQASMKWAFGVFAQPFPQVFDTQSFSIFGLQVKTAYGLSLAVSVLIMAGFAYFFKYTRYGLAMRATAYNQQAAQSLGISIKQVFAMAWAISAMVSTVAGVVVGLVNGVSSALSAFGIKVFPAVILGGLDSVVGAVLGGLIVGLLENFAHYIDSQYLHWGNMYEVAPFYVLILILMIKPYGLFGTRDIERV, via the coding sequence ATGGATCTTTCCCTGCTCGGGCAATTGCTGCTCAATGGGCTGATCGTCGGCACGCTCTATGGCGTCGTCGGCATGTGTTTCGTGCTGATCTATAAGGCCAGCCAAGTGGTGAACTTCGCCCAGGGCGAATTTCTGCTGATTGGCGCCTGGATTTGCTGGTTCTTCCTAACCAAATATCAGGTGCCGTTTTTTGTCGGCTTCCTGCTAACCCTCGCCTTCATGGCCGCCTTTGGCGTGCTGTTGCAGGTGGTGGTGCTACGGCCCTTGATTGGCGAGCCGATTATTTCGGTGATCATGGTAACGATTGGCCTGTCCATCGTCTTCCAAGCCTCGATGAAATGGGCCTTCGGCGTCTTTGCCCAGCCCTTTCCGCAGGTCTTCGATACCCAGTCCTTCTCGATCTTTGGGCTGCAGGTGAAAACCGCTTACGGCCTATCGCTGGCGGTATCGGTGCTGATCATGGCCGGGTTCGCCTATTTTTTCAAATATACCCGCTACGGGCTTGCGATGCGGGCGACCGCTTACAATCAGCAAGCGGCGCAGAGCTTGGGGATTTCGATCAAACAAGTGTTTGCGATGGCTTGGGCCATCTCGGCGATGGTCTCCACGGTCGCGGGCGTCGTCGTCGGTCTCGTGAACGGCGTCTCCTCAGCGCTTTCCGCCTTCGGGATCAAGGTTTTCCCGGCGGTGATCTTGGGCGGGCTCGACTCGGTGGTCGGCGCGGTCTTGGGCGGGCTGATCGTCGGCTTGCTGGAGAATTTCGCCCATTACATCGATAGCCAATATCTGCACTGGGGCAATATGTACGAAGTGGCGCCCTTCTACGTGCTGATCCTGATTTTGATGATCAAGCCCTATGGCTTGTTCGGTACCCGCGACATCGAACGCGTTTAG
- a CDS encoding long-chain fatty acid--CoA ligase, producing the protein MSKTETALDTFPKLLLHNGRSYPTETAMREKQFGIWVSFTWGQVLERTEAFTLGLADLGVTKGSVVGLIGDNRPDWVMGEVAAHTLGAMSLGIYRDAMEDEVAYLVNYADIEVMICEDEEQIDKLISLGDRIPSVKHIIYADPRGMRKYDDPRLVPLSVLLENGERADRAEPSRFENLVAATETEAVAVLCTTSGTTSNPKLAMLTSGSLVRHAHSYLSVDPKGPQDDYVSVLPLPWIMEQVYAVAKWLVCRMVVNFVEEPETQMADMREIGPTFALLAPRVWEQIAGDVRAKIMDASPLKRAMYELGNKLGQKALAAGKRSFLADFLLYRALRDRLGFSRLRSAATGGAALGPDTFRFFQAMGVPLRQLYGQTETMGAYTIHRAGEVDFDTVGVAFDKTIEIRIDNPDQNGIGEIVTRHPNMFLGYYRNEAASNADIRDGWMHTGDAGYFDKKGHLTVIDRIKDIATTKGGDRFSPAYIENKLKFSPYVAEAVILGDQRDYLAAMICIRYPVVSKWAEKNRIAFTTYSDLSAKDQTYALLHDEVRKVNEGLPEFQRIRKFLLLYKELDADDGELTRTRKVRRGVINEKYADIIQAVYDDVEIVPIDTTIVFQDGTKQRIKTSVRVVDLSGGAGGSAKSGPRSRAA; encoded by the coding sequence ATGAGCAAAACCGAAACCGCGCTCGATACCTTTCCGAAGCTGCTGCTACACAATGGCCGCAGCTACCCCACTGAAACCGCGATGCGCGAAAAACAATTCGGCATCTGGGTCAGCTTCACTTGGGGGCAGGTGCTGGAGCGCACAGAAGCCTTCACCTTGGGCCTTGCCGATTTGGGCGTGACCAAGGGCAGCGTCGTGGGCCTGATCGGCGATAATCGCCCGGATTGGGTGATGGGTGAAGTGGCGGCCCATACGCTGGGGGCGATGAGCCTTGGCATCTATCGCGACGCGATGGAAGATGAGGTCGCCTATCTCGTCAATTACGCCGACATCGAAGTGATGATCTGCGAGGACGAGGAGCAGATCGATAAGTTGATCTCGCTCGGCGACCGTATCCCCTCCGTGAAGCATATTATTTATGCCGACCCGCGCGGTATGCGGAAATATGACGATCCGCGCCTCGTGCCACTGTCGGTCCTGCTGGAAAATGGCGAACGCGCCGACCGGGCCGAACCGTCGCGCTTCGAAAACCTCGTCGCGGCGACGGAGACCGAGGCGGTGGCCGTGCTCTGCACCACCTCCGGTACGACCTCGAACCCGAAGCTAGCGATGCTGACCTCCGGCTCGTTGGTCCGCCACGCCCATTCCTACCTGTCGGTCGATCCGAAAGGCCCGCAGGACGATTACGTCTCGGTCCTGCCGCTGCCTTGGATCATGGAGCAGGTCTATGCTGTTGCGAAATGGCTGGTCTGCCGCATGGTGGTCAATTTCGTCGAAGAGCCGGAAACTCAAATGGCCGATATGCGCGAAATCGGCCCGACCTTCGCGCTGCTCGCCCCCCGCGTCTGGGAACAGATCGCGGGCGATGTGCGCGCCAAGATTATGGACGCGAGCCCGTTGAAGCGCGCGATGTACGAGCTGGGCAATAAGCTGGGGCAAAAGGCCCTGGCGGCGGGTAAACGCTCGTTCTTAGCCGATTTCCTGCTCTATCGGGCGTTGCGCGACCGGCTCGGCTTCTCCCGCCTGCGGTCGGCGGCAACGGGGGGCGCGGCCCTGGGGCCGGATACCTTCCGCTTTTTCCAAGCGATGGGCGTGCCGCTACGTCAGCTCTACGGTCAGACCGAGACGATGGGGGCTTATACCATCCACCGGGCGGGCGAGGTGGATTTCGATACGGTGGGCGTTGCCTTCGACAAGACCATCGAAATCCGCATCGATAATCCTGACCAGAATGGCATCGGCGAAATCGTGACCCGCCACCCCAATATGTTCCTGGGTTATTACCGGAACGAGGCGGCGTCGAATGCCGATATTCGCGACGGGTGGATGCATACGGGCGACGCGGGCTATTTCGATAAGAAAGGCCATCTGACGGTCATCGACCGCATTAAGGACATCGCCACCACTAAGGGCGGCGACCGTTTCTCCCCGGCCTATATCGAAAATAAGTTGAAGTTCAGCCCCTATGTGGCCGAAGCCGTTATCCTCGGCGACCAGCGCGATTATCTGGCGGCAATGATCTGCATTCGCTACCCGGTTGTGTCGAAATGGGCGGAAAAGAACCGGATCGCCTTTACGACCTATTCCGACCTGTCGGCCAAGGACCAGACCTACGCGCTGCTGCACGATGAAGTGCGCAAAGTGAACGAGGGGCTGCCGGAGTTCCAGCGCATCCGCAAATTCCTGCTGCTGTATAAGGAGCTGGACGCGGACGATGGCGAACTCACCCGTACCCGCAAAGTGCGGCGCGGCGTGATCAACGAAAAATACGCCGACATTATCCAGGCCGTTTACGACGATGTGGAAATCGTGCCAATCGACACGACCATCGTTTTCCAAGACGGCACCAAGCAACGCATCAAAACGTCGGTGCGCGTTGTCGATCTCAGCGGGGGCGCGGGCGGTTCCGCCAAAAGCGGCCCCCGGTCGCGCGCGGCCTAA
- a CDS encoding ABC transporter ATP-binding protein — protein MTEPLLEVAGVSLRFGGIRALTDVSFTVRKGEIFSIIGPNGAGKTSMLNCISGRYTPSEGRVRFKGQDVTALKPNKRADLGIGRTFQNLALFGHMSVLDNIMVGRHHLLRNNFFTGSLYWLTGARREELRHRREVETIIDFLEIQHVRRATAGTLSYGLRKRVELARAIALKPDLILLDEPMAGMNLEEKEDMARFILDLNEEWGMTVVMIEHDMGVVMDISHRVMVLDFGKKIADGLPDEVLANDHVRRAYLGEVDDLPEADAASAQVA, from the coding sequence GTGACGGAACCGTTACTCGAAGTAGCGGGCGTGTCGCTGCGGTTTGGGGGCATCCGTGCCTTGACCGATGTCAGCTTCACCGTCCGCAAAGGTGAGATTTTTTCGATCATCGGGCCGAACGGCGCGGGTAAAACCTCGATGCTCAACTGCATCTCGGGCCGCTACACGCCGTCGGAGGGCCGGGTACGCTTTAAGGGTCAGGATGTGACCGCCCTGAAGCCGAACAAGCGCGCCGATTTGGGCATTGGCCGCACGTTCCAGAACCTGGCGCTGTTTGGTCATATGAGCGTGCTCGACAATATCATGGTCGGGCGCCACCATTTGCTGCGCAATAATTTCTTCACCGGGTCGCTCTACTGGCTGACCGGCGCTCGGCGCGAGGAATTGCGCCACCGCCGCGAGGTGGAGACGATCATCGATTTCCTCGAAATCCAGCATGTGCGCCGCGCCACGGCGGGTACCCTCTCCTATGGGTTGCGCAAGCGGGTGGAACTGGCGCGCGCCATTGCGCTGAAGCCCGATCTGATTCTGCTGGATGAACCGATGGCCGGGATGAACCTTGAGGAGAAGGAGGATATGGCCCGCTTCATCCTCGACCTCAACGAGGAATGGGGCATGACCGTGGTGATGATCGAGCACGATATGGGCGTGGTCATGGATATTTCTCACCGCGTCATGGTGCTGGATTTCGGCAAGAAGATCGCCGACGGCCTGCCCGATGAGGTGCTGGCAAACGATCACGTGCGCCGCGCCTATTTGGGTGAAGTCGATGATTTGCCGGAGGCCGATGCGGCCTCGGCCCAGGTTGCGTAG
- a CDS encoding M10 family metallopeptidase C-terminal domain-containing protein, translating to MADAKDSIQTTVMSYDQEYTYDIKVTATRTATGVDWKSEYVRLETSGQAHLGIFDVAAAQAIYGAKVDTVANTYRFSTDPFVQMIYDGGGSDIIDLSNQAYGSILDLTPGSFSSIGKRTVSQAIDREIGELSTSVQTFYGQASLVSWYTARQEYLYLGENNLSIAYGTLIESVTGSAYDDVITGNSADNFIQGGLGNDTLNGGTGTDTAYFSGAYSNYKFAVSNGTITVSGTDGRDTLTGFEKLQFGDGRIVEASSVTTTITSSPVYRFYNTATGTHLYTMSTAERDSIREKLPQYSYEGIAFGAFEVAGGHPAYVYRFYNNNTGTHFYTADATERDAVTKLAGFSYEGVAYLAGTSSQGGLDPLYRFYNSNTGSHFYTASESERATVTKLVGFVYEGIAYYVDA from the coding sequence TTGGCGGATGCCAAAGATAGTATTCAGACGACGGTCATGTCCTATGATCAAGAATATACCTACGACATTAAAGTTACGGCGACGCGGACAGCAACGGGTGTTGATTGGAAATCGGAATATGTGCGTCTCGAGACCTCGGGCCAAGCCCATCTCGGGATTTTCGACGTTGCCGCTGCCCAGGCGATCTATGGGGCTAAGGTCGATACCGTAGCCAATACGTACCGGTTTTCGACCGATCCTTTTGTGCAGATGATCTATGACGGCGGCGGTAGCGATATCATCGATCTGTCTAACCAGGCCTATGGTTCGATCTTGGATCTCACCCCTGGTAGCTTCAGCTCCATCGGTAAGCGGACCGTTAGCCAAGCCATCGACCGTGAGATCGGCGAGTTATCAACCAGCGTTCAAACCTTCTACGGCCAAGCGTCGCTTGTAAGCTGGTATACCGCCCGTCAGGAGTATCTCTACCTCGGCGAAAACAACCTGAGCATTGCCTATGGTACGCTCATCGAGTCGGTCACTGGGTCGGCCTATGATGATGTGATTACGGGCAATAGCGCAGATAATTTCATTCAAGGGGGGCTGGGGAACGATACGCTGAACGGCGGCACCGGAACGGATACGGCCTATTTCAGCGGGGCGTACAGTAATTATAAGTTTGCGGTTTCCAATGGTACGATCACCGTATCGGGGACCGATGGGCGCGATACGCTGACTGGGTTTGAAAAGCTGCAGTTCGGCGATGGACGGATTGTCGAGGCGAGTAGCGTGACGACGACGATCACATCCTCGCCGGTGTATCGCTTCTATAATACGGCGACCGGCACCCATCTCTATACAATGAGCACGGCGGAGCGCGACTCGATCCGCGAAAAGCTGCCGCAATATTCTTATGAAGGTATTGCGTTCGGTGCGTTTGAAGTCGCCGGGGGGCACCCCGCCTATGTCTATCGTTTCTACAACAATAATACCGGAACGCATTTCTATACGGCAGATGCGACGGAGCGGGACGCCGTGACGAAACTGGCCGGATTTTCCTATGAGGGGGTGGCCTATCTCGCCGGAACCTCCTCCCAAGGCGGCCTCGATCCGCTGTACCGCTTTTATAATAGCAATACGGGCAGTCATTTTTATACCGCGAGCGAAAGCGAGCGGGCGACCGTCACCAAGCTGGTTGGGTTCGTGTATGAGGGCATCGCCTATTACGTCGATGCCTAG